One Roseburia rectibacter DNA window includes the following coding sequences:
- the rplR gene encoding 50S ribosomal protein L18, producing MVSKKSRTAVRENKHRRMRHHLAGTAMRPRLAVFRSNNHMYAQIIDDTVGNTLVSASTLDKDVKAELEKTNNVEAAAKLGTVIAKKALDKGISTVVFDRGGFIYAGKVKALAEAAREAGLDF from the coding sequence ATGGTTAGTAAGAAATCAAGAACAGCAGTTCGCGAAAACAAACATAGAAGAATGCGTCATCATCTTGCAGGTACAGCGATGAGACCACGTCTGGCTGTTTTCAGAAGTAATAATCATATGTACGCTCAGATTATTGACGATACAGTTGGAAATACACTTGTTTCTGCATCTACACTTGATAAGGATGTAAAAGCAGAGTTAGAGAAGACCAATAACGTCGAAGCAGCAGCTAAGCTTGGTACTGTTATTGCAAAGAAAGCTTTAGACAAGGGTATTTCAACGGTTGTCTTTGATAGAGGCGGCTTTATATATGCAGGTAAAGTAAAGGCATTAGCCGAAGCAGCAAGAGAAGCTGGTTTAGACTTTTAA
- the map gene encoding type I methionyl aminopeptidase, protein MAVTIKSSQEIELMRQAGKILAKVHEGLKKELKPGMSTFDIDRIGEEMIRSFGCEPSFKNYQGYPASVCVSINEEVVHGIPRKDRIIEEGDIVSLDTGVIYKGYQSDAARTHGVGEITEDARLLIERTRQSFFEGMKYAVAGNHLHDISGAIGDYAESFGYGVVRDLCGHGIGTHMHEDPEIPNYRKFRRGIKLKAGMTLAVEPMINLGTERVVWMDDDWTVVTEDMDLSAHYENTILIREGKPEILSLTDSEIAEGIWSNDPIL, encoded by the coding sequence ATGGCTGTAACAATAAAATCTTCCCAGGAAATAGAACTGATGCGCCAGGCAGGAAAGATTCTTGCAAAGGTGCATGAGGGATTAAAAAAAGAATTAAAACCCGGAATGTCGACATTTGATATTGACAGGATCGGGGAGGAAATGATTCGGAGTTTTGGATGCGAACCATCTTTTAAGAATTATCAGGGATATCCGGCATCCGTCTGTGTCTCCATCAATGAAGAAGTTGTACACGGGATTCCGCGCAAAGACAGAATCATTGAAGAGGGAGATATTGTAAGTCTTGATACCGGTGTGATCTATAAAGGGTATCAGTCAGATGCCGCAAGGACACATGGTGTTGGCGAGATCACTGAGGATGCAAGACTTCTGATCGAACGTACCAGACAGAGCTTTTTTGAAGGAATGAAATATGCAGTGGCAGGAAATCATCTGCATGATATTTCAGGTGCGATCGGTGATTATGCCGAGAGTTTTGGTTATGGTGTGGTACGTGATTTATGTGGACATGGAATCGGTACACATATGCATGAGGACCCGGAGATCCCGAATTACCGCAAATTCCGCAGGGGCATTAAGCTGAAAGCAGGAATGACATTAGCGGTGGAACCCATGATAAATCTGGGAACAGAGAGAGTCGTATGGATGGATGATGACTGGACCGTAGTGACAGAGGATATGGATCTTTCGGCTCATTATGAAAATACCATACTGATCCGGGAGGGAAAACCGGAAATATTATCACTTACGGATTCTGAAATCGCCGAAGGAATCTGGAGTAATGATCCAATTCTGTAA
- a CDS encoding KOW domain-containing RNA-binding protein: MEFAKSKSGHDRNQIYLIKEKDEKSVYLVNGTTRTLDMPKKKNAKHIQIIKNLPIEVTEILDENLSDLTVKRAIKQYCRINEGRQES, translated from the coding sequence ATGGAATTTGCAAAATCCAAGTCGGGACACGACAGAAATCAGATTTATCTTATAAAAGAAAAAGATGAAAAATCTGTATATCTGGTAAACGGAACGACCCGTACCCTGGATATGCCAAAGAAAAAAAATGCAAAGCATATTCAGATTATCAAAAATTTACCGATAGAAGTTACGGAGATTCTGGATGAAAATTTATCAGATCTTACAGTAAAAAGAGCAATCAAACAGTACTGCCGTATAAATGAAGGCAGACAGGAATCATAA
- the secY gene encoding preprotein translocase subunit SecY: protein MLETLRNAFKIKDIRNRIIFTFLMLVVIRIGSQLPIPGVNNELFSNWFASQTADGMGFFDAITGGSFYNMSIFALNITPYITSSIIMQLLTIAIPKLEEMQRDGEEGRKKIAEITRYLTVALALIEAIAMAISFKRGQMLQSDGILTIIMIIFTLTAGSAVLMWIGERITEKGVGNGISIVLTINIISRIPNDMGTLYQQFITGKSIPKGILAAVIIIAIIVAMVVFVVFLQGGERRIPVQYSKKIQGRKQVGGQSTYIPLKVNTGGVIPVIFAQSLLQTPVIIASLLGKGNGTGIGSKILKGMSQSNWCNPNEPVYSIGLVVYIVLIIAFAYFYTSITFNPLEIANNMKKAGGFIPGIRPGKPTSDYLNRMLNYIVFIGAVALAFIAFVPIFFNGVFGADVSFGGTSIIIIVGVVIETLKQIESQMRVRYYKGFLND, encoded by the coding sequence ATGCTGGAAACACTCCGTAATGCATTCAAGATTAAAGATATTCGAAACAGAATTATTTTTACATTTCTCATGTTAGTTGTAATCAGGATCGGAAGCCAGCTTCCGATTCCTGGTGTTAACAATGAACTGTTTTCAAACTGGTTTGCAAGTCAGACCGCAGATGGAATGGGATTTTTTGATGCAATTACCGGTGGATCATTCTATAACATGTCAATCTTTGCATTGAACATTACACCGTATATTACTTCATCCATTATTATGCAGCTTCTCACTATCGCAATTCCAAAACTGGAAGAGATGCAGCGCGACGGAGAAGAAGGACGTAAGAAGATTGCAGAGATTACCAGATATCTTACAGTAGCTCTTGCTTTAATTGAAGCGATCGCAATGGCAATCAGCTTTAAGAGAGGCCAGATGTTACAGAGTGATGGTATTCTTACAATTATTATGATTATTTTCACATTAACTGCAGGATCAGCAGTATTAATGTGGATTGGTGAGCGTATTACAGAAAAAGGTGTTGGAAATGGTATTTCTATCGTACTTACTATTAACATCATCTCCCGTATTCCAAATGATATGGGTACACTGTATCAGCAGTTCATCACAGGAAAATCCATACCTAAGGGAATTCTTGCGGCAGTAATCATTATTGCAATCATTGTTGCAATGGTCGTATTTGTCGTATTCTTACAGGGCGGCGAGAGAAGAATCCCGGTTCAGTATTCCAAAAAGATTCAGGGAAGAAAACAGGTTGGCGGTCAGTCAACATATATCCCGTTAAAGGTTAATACCGGCGGTGTTATCCCGGTTATCTTTGCACAGTCTTTGTTGCAGACACCGGTTATCATTGCAAGTCTTCTTGGAAAAGGAAACGGAACCGGTATCGGAAGCAAGATTTTAAAAGGAATGTCCCAGTCAAACTGGTGCAATCCGAATGAGCCGGTTTATTCCATCGGATTGGTGGTATACATCGTACTTATCATTGCTTTCGCTTACTTCTATACTTCAATTACATTCAATCCATTAGAGATTGCTAATAATATGAAGAAAGCCGGCGGATTTATTCCGGGTATCAGACCTGGTAAACCAACCAGTGATTATCTGAATCGGATGTTAAATTACATTGTATTTATAGGAGCAGTAGCACTTGCATTTATCGCATTCGTTCCGATCTTCTTCAACGGAGTATTCGGTGCCGATGTATCATTTGGTGGAACATCTATCATCATTATTGTAGGTGTTGTCATTGAGACATTAAAACAGATCGAATCACAGATGCGTGTTCGTTACTATAAAGGATTTTTAAATGATTAA
- the rpsE gene encoding 30S ribosomal protein S5, with the protein MKREIIDASQLELNEKVVSIKRVTKVVKGGRNFRFTALVVVGDGNGHVGAGLGKASEIPEAIRKGKEDAMKKLITVKLDEVGSVTHDVTGKHTGASVLLKKSPEGTGIIAGGPARNVCELAGIKNIRTKSLGSNNKQNVVLATINALSQLKSPEEVAKLRGKSVEEIVG; encoded by the coding sequence ATGAAACGTGAAATCATTGATGCTAGTCAATTAGAATTAAACGAAAAAGTGGTATCAATTAAACGTGTAACAAAAGTTGTTAAAGGTGGACGTAACTTCCGTTTTACAGCTTTAGTTGTTGTCGGCGACGGCAATGGCCATGTTGGTGCTGGCTTAGGAAAAGCATCCGAGATTCCGGAAGCAATCCGTAAAGGAAAAGAAGATGCTATGAAGAAACTCATCACTGTAAAATTAGATGAGGTTGGCAGTGTTACACATGATGTTACCGGAAAACATACAGGTGCATCTGTATTATTAAAGAAATCTCCAGAAGGTACTGGTATCATCGCCGGTGGTCCTGCTCGTAACGTATGTGAGCTGGCTGGTATTAAAAATATCCGTACAAAATCTCTGGGATCTAACAACAAGCAGAATGTTGTTCTTGCAACAATCAATGCTTTAAGTCAGTTAAAATCCCCGGAAGAAGTTGCAAAACTTCGTGGAAAATCAGTTGAAGAGATTGTAGGTTAA
- the rpmD gene encoding 50S ribosomal protein L30 has protein sequence MADKKLKVTLVKSTIGAVPKNKKTIEALGLNKLYKTVELPDNAATAGALRKVAPYVKVEEI, from the coding sequence ATGGCAGATAAGAAATTAAAAGTAACACTTGTAAAATCTACAATCGGTGCTGTTCCGAAGAACAAAAAAACAATCGAAGCACTTGGACTGAATAAGTTATATAAAACTGTTGAGCTGCCAGATAACGCAGCAACAGCAGGTGCACTTCGTAAAGTAGCACCTTATGTAAAGGTAGAAGAGATCTAA
- the rpmJ gene encoding 50S ribosomal protein L36, translating into MKVRSSVKPICEKCKVIKRKGSIRIICENPKHKQRQG; encoded by the coding sequence GTGAAGGTAAGATCATCAGTTAAACCTATTTGCGAAAAATGCAAAGTCATCAAGAGAAAAGGAAGCATCAGAATTATCTGTGAGAATCCGAAACACAAACAGAGACAGGGTTGA
- a CDS encoding adenylate kinase, whose protein sequence is MKIIMLGAPGAGKGTQAKQIADKYRIPHISTGDIFRANIKNGTELGKKAKQYMDQGLLVPDELTCDLVMDRIGQDDCENGFILDGFPRTIPQAEALTAALEKINEKMDYAIDVDVPDENIVNRMSGRRACLNCGATYHIVSIPTKVEGICDRCGQPVVLRDDDKPETVQKRLTVYHEQTQPLIDYYKKQSILKTVDGTQPMEKVFADIVAILGE, encoded by the coding sequence ATGAAGATTATCATGTTAGGAGCTCCGGGAGCAGGAAAAGGAACACAGGCGAAGCAGATTGCGGATAAATATCGTATCCCGCATATTTCAACCGGTGATATTTTCCGTGCAAACATCAAGAATGGAACCGAGCTTGGAAAGAAAGCAAAACAGTATATGGATCAGGGTTTATTAGTGCCGGATGAGTTAACCTGCGATCTTGTTATGGACAGAATCGGACAGGATGACTGTGAGAATGGATTTATACTTGATGGTTTTCCAAGAACTATTCCGCAGGCAGAAGCACTTACAGCTGCACTTGAGAAGATCAATGAAAAAATGGATTATGCAATCGATGTGGATGTACCGGATGAAAACATCGTAAATCGTATGAGCGGAAGACGCGCATGCTTAAACTGTGGTGCTACATACCACATTGTTTCCATTCCAACAAAGGTAGAGGGAATCTGTGACAGATGCGGACAGCCGGTTGTCTTAAGAGATGATGATAAACCGGAGACTGTTCAGAAAAGACTTACAGTATATCATGAGCAGACCCAGCCATTGATCGATTATTACAAGAAACAGAGTATCTTAAAAACAGTTGACGGTACGCAGCCGATGGAAAAGGTATTTGCAGATATCGTTGCGATTTTAGGCGAGTAG
- the infA gene encoding translation initiation factor IF-1 → MSKADVIEVEGTVVEKLPNAFFKVELENGHQILATISGKLRMNFIRILPGDKVTIEMSPYDLTKGRIIWRDK, encoded by the coding sequence ATGTCAAAAGCAGACGTAATTGAAGTAGAAGGAACCGTTGTTGAGAAACTCCCGAACGCATTTTTTAAAGTGGAGTTAGAGAATGGACATCAGATTTTAGCAACCATCAGCGGAAAACTTCGCATGAACTTTATTCGTATTTTACCGGGGGATAAAGTTACCATCGAGATGTCTCCATATGACCTGACTAAGGGAAGAATCATCTGGAGAGACAAATAA
- the rplF gene encoding 50S ribosomal protein L6, protein MSRIGRMPIAVPAGVTVDIAENNHVTVKGPKGTLERTLPSEMDIKLEGDEIIVTRPNDLKKMKSLHGLTRTLINNMVVGVTNGYTKELEVNGVGYRASKAGKVLTLNLGYSHPVEMEDPEGLESKVDGNKIIVSGIDKEKVGQYAAEIRDKRRPEPYKGKGIKYADEVIRRKVGKTGKK, encoded by the coding sequence ATGTCACGTATAGGAAGAATGCCAATCGCAGTTCCGGCTGGTGTTACAGTGGATATTGCAGAAAATAATCATGTGACTGTAAAAGGTCCTAAGGGAACTCTGGAAAGAACCCTTCCATCTGAGATGGACATCAAATTAGAGGGTGACGAGATCATCGTTACAAGACCTAACGATTTGAAAAAAATGAAATCCTTACACGGATTAACAAGAACACTGATCAACAACATGGTTGTTGGTGTTACCAATGGATATACCAAGGAACTCGAGGTTAACGGTGTTGGTTACAGAGCTTCTAAAGCTGGTAAAGTGCTCACACTGAACTTAGGATATTCTCATCCGGTTGAGATGGAAGATCCGGAAGGACTTGAGTCCAAAGTTGATGGAAATAAAATCATTGTATCTGGTATCGATAAAGAAAAAGTTGGCCAATACGCAGCTGAAATCAGAGATAAGAGAAGACCTGAGCCTTACAAAGGAAAAGGTATCAAATATGCTGATGAAGTTATTAGACGTAAAGTTGGTAAGACTGGTAAGAAATAA
- the rplO gene encoding 50S ribosomal protein L15 produces the protein MDLSNLQAAAGSAHSDNFRRGRGHGSGNGKTAGKGHKGQKARSGAPRPGFEGGQMPLYRRLPKRGFKCRNSKTIIGINLSALEAFENDSVVSVETLIEAGIVKNPRDGVKILGNGELTKKLTVQANAFSAAAKEKIEALGGKAEVI, from the coding sequence ATGGACTTATCCAATTTACAGGCAGCAGCAGGTTCTGCACATAGCGATAATTTCAGAAGAGGACGTGGACACGGTTCAGGAAACGGTAAGACTGCTGGTAAGGGACACAAGGGACAGAAAGCTCGTTCCGGAGCTCCGAGACCAGGTTTTGAAGGTGGTCAGATGCCGTTATACAGAAGATTGCCAAAGAGAGGTTTCAAATGCAGAAACTCTAAGACAATCATCGGAATCAACCTTTCCGCCCTTGAGGCATTTGAGAACGATTCCGTTGTTTCAGTAGAGACATTAATCGAGGCTGGTATCGTTAAAAATCCTAGAGATGGAGTTAAGATTCTGGGTAATGGCGAACTTACTAAGAAACTCACCGTTCAGGCAAATGCATTCAGCGCAGCTGCAAAAGAAAAAATTGAGGCTCTTGGTGGAAAAGCAGAGGTGATCTAA
- the rpsM gene encoding 30S ribosomal protein S13, whose amino-acid sequence MARIAGVDLPREKRIEIGLTYIYGIGRTSSSRILAAANVNPDTRVRDLTDDEVKRISAVIDETQLVEGDLRREIAFNIKRLQEIGCYRGIRHRKGLPVRGQKTKTNARTRKGPKRTVANKKK is encoded by the coding sequence ATGGCTCGTATTGCAGGTGTAGATTTACCAAGAGAAAAACGCATCGAGATCGGTTTGACATACATCTACGGAATTGGTAGAACAAGCTCTAGCCGTATCCTTGCAGCAGCAAACGTAAATCCTGATACTCGTGTCAGAGATTTAACAGACGATGAAGTAAAGAGAATCAGCGCAGTAATCGATGAGACTCAGTTAGTAGAAGGTGATTTAAGAAGAGAGATCGCTTTCAATATCAAGAGACTTCAGGAGATCGGATGCTATCGTGGAATCCGTCACAGAAAAGGTCTTCCGGTTCGTGGACAGAAGACAAAGACAAACGCAAGAACCCGTAAAGGTCCAAAGCGTACCGTTGCAAATAAGAAAAAATAA
- the rpsH gene encoding 30S ribosomal protein S8, protein MTTSDPIADMLTRIRNANTAKHDTVDVPASKMKIAIADILVDEGYIEKYDIVEDGNFKTIRITLKYGADKNEKIITGLKRISKPGLRVYAGKDELPRVLGGLGIAILSTNQGIVTDKEARKLQVGGEVLAFVW, encoded by the coding sequence ATGACAACAAGTGATCCAATCGCAGATATGCTTACAAGAATCCGTAACGCAAACACTGCTAAACATGATACAGTTGATGTTCCGGCATCTAAAATGAAAATCGCAATCGCAGATATTCTTGTAGATGAAGGATATATCGAAAAATATGATATCGTTGAAGATGGTAACTTCAAAACAATCCGCATCACATTAAAATATGGTGCAGATAAGAATGAAAAGATTATCACAGGACTTAAGAGAATCTCTAAACCAGGTCTTCGTGTATACGCAGGCAAGGATGAGCTTCCTAGAGTACTTGGCGGTTTAGGTATCGCAATCCTTTCTACCAACCAGGGTATCGTAACTGATAAAGAGGCTAGAAAGCTTCAGGTTGGTGGCGAAGTATTAGCATTCGTATGGTAA